A genome region from Micromonospora sp. M71_S20 includes the following:
- the nudC gene encoding NAD(+) diphosphatase, which yields MGADEAVLAYGGGWLDRAGELRTDPERIAALLADPASTLLPLWRDRCLVAGDVPVRLTGERAAKALAVADETVFLGMDEGSAVFAVDLSGLPEAAAVEVAVADAAVDVRALVGRLAPAGAAVQAYARGLLHWHRQQRFCGTCGASTVARGGGHVRSCARADCGRLLFPRIEPAVIVLIEAPGAPDRCLLARHAGAPEGAYSTLAGFVEVGESLEDAVRREMAEEAGVTVTDLAYVGSQAWPFPAGLMVGFRATAASEEVRVDGEELLEARWFTRDELRERAAAGRPLGRADSIDHHLLHSWLAAGA from the coding sequence ATGGGAGCGGACGAGGCGGTCCTGGCGTACGGGGGCGGTTGGCTGGACCGGGCGGGGGAACTGCGTACCGACCCGGAACGGATCGCCGCGCTGCTGGCGGACCCGGCGAGCACCCTGCTGCCGCTCTGGCGGGACCGCTGCCTGGTCGCGGGGGACGTGCCGGTGCGGCTGACCGGGGAACGGGCGGCCAAGGCGCTCGCCGTCGCCGACGAGACCGTCTTCCTGGGCATGGACGAGGGCTCGGCCGTCTTCGCCGTCGACCTCTCCGGGCTGCCCGAGGCCGCCGCCGTCGAGGTGGCGGTGGCGGACGCCGCCGTGGACGTCCGGGCGCTGGTGGGCCGGCTCGCCCCGGCCGGGGCGGCCGTCCAGGCGTACGCGCGGGGGCTGCTGCACTGGCACCGCCAGCAGCGCTTCTGCGGCACGTGCGGGGCGTCGACCGTCGCCCGGGGCGGCGGACACGTCCGGTCGTGCGCGCGGGCGGACTGCGGCCGGCTCCTCTTCCCCCGGATCGAACCGGCGGTCATCGTGCTGATCGAGGCGCCCGGCGCCCCCGACCGCTGCCTGCTGGCCCGGCACGCGGGCGCGCCCGAGGGGGCGTACTCGACGCTCGCCGGCTTCGTCGAGGTGGGCGAGAGCCTGGAGGACGCCGTCCGGCGGGAGATGGCCGAGGAGGCCGGCGTGACGGTGACCGACCTGGCGTACGTGGGGTCGCAGGCGTGGCCCTTCCCGGCCGGCCTGATGGTCGGCTTCCGGGCCACCGCCGCGTCCGAGGAGGTGCGGGTGGACGGCGAGGAGCTGCTGGAGGCGCGCTGGTTCACCCGGGACGAGCTGCGCGAGCGGGCGGCCGCCGGACGGCCGCTGGGCCGCGCCGACTCGATCGACCACCACCTGCTGCACTCCTGGCTCGCCGCCGGGGCCTGA